A window of the Eulemur rufifrons isolate Redbay chromosome 6, OSU_ERuf_1, whole genome shotgun sequence genome harbors these coding sequences:
- the ZBED5 gene encoding zinc finger BED domain-containing protein 5, with product MIAHLLCILSYNFNTFVILNVYSKLTMFCTTNSLPMDLLLKQGNLKQEVESFCYQIVSESNDQKVGVLQSENEQLQPSVSKKSESELSRVKFISNSNKIAFNKKPKRRKYDESYLSFGFTYFGNRDAPHAQCVLCKKILSNSSLAPSKLRRHLETKHAAYKDKDISFFKQHLDSPENNKPPTPKIVNTDNESATEASYNVSYHIALSGEAHTIGELLIKPCAKDVVMRMFDEQYSKKIDAVQLSNSTVARRIKDLAADIEEELVCRLKICDGFSLQLDESADVSGLAVLLVFVRYRFNKSIEEDLLLCESLQSNATGEEIFNCINSFMQKHEIEWEKCVDVCSDASRAMDGKIAEAVTLIKYVAPESTSSHCLLYRHALAVKIMPTSLKNVLDQAVQIINYIKARPHQSRLLKILCEEMGAQHTALLLNTEVRWLSRGKVLVRLFELRRELLVFMDSAFRLSDCLTNSSWLLRLAYLADIFTKLNEVNLSMQGKNVTIFTVFDKLSSLLRKLEFWASSVEEENFDCFPTLSDFLTEINSTVDKDICSAIVQHLRGLRSTLLKYFPVTNGNNAWVRNPFTVTVKPASLIARDYESLIDLTSDSQVKQNFSELSLNDFWSSLIQEYPSIARRAVRVLLPFATMHLCETGFSYYAATKTKYRKRLDAAPHMRIRLSNITPNIKRICDKKTQKHCSH from the coding sequence ATGATTGCTCATCTTCTTTGTATCCTGTCTTATAATTTCAACACATTTGTGATACTCAATGTTTATTCTAAATTAACCATGTTTTGTACCACAAACTCATTGCCCATGGATCTATTGCTGAAACAAGGAAATCTTAAACAAGAAGTAGAATCTTTTTGTTATCAAATTGTATCTGAATCAAATGATCAAAAGGTTGGAGTATTACAAAGTGAAAATGAACAGTTGCAGCCTTCAGTTTCTAAAAAATCAGAAAGTGAGCTTTCCAGGGTCAAATTTATATCCAATTCCAACAAAATAGCATTTAATAAGAAAccgaaaagaagaaaatatgatgaaAGTTATTTGTCTTTTGGATTTACTTACTTTGGAAACAGAGATGCACCTCATGCTCAGTGTGTGCTATGTaagaaaattttatcaaatagcTCCTTGGCCCCTAGTAAGCTTCGAAGACATTTGGAAACTAAACATGCTGCGTATAAAGACAAAGACATAAGCTTTTTCAAGCAACATCTTGATTCACCTGAAAATAATAAACCCCCAACACCTAAAATTGTCAATACAGATAATGAAAGTGCTACTGAGGCATCATACAATGTAAGTTACCATATAGCCCTGAGTGGAGAGGCTCATACAATTGGAGAATTGCTTATCAAACCTTGTGCAAAAGATGTAGTGATGCGGATGTTTGATGAACAATATAGTAAAAAAATAGATGCAGTACAACTATCAAACAGTACCGTTGCACGTCGAATTAAGGACTTAGCTGCTGACATAGAAGAAGAACTTGTTTGTAGACTGAAAATTTGTGATGGGTTTTCACTGCAGCTAGATGAATCAGCTGATGTTTCAGGACTTGCTGTGCTGCTTGTGTTTGTTCGTTATAGGTTTAATAAGTCCATTGAGGAAGACCTACTATTATGTGAATCTTTGCAAAGTAATGCTACTGGTGAAGAAATATTCAACTGCATCAACAGTTTTATGCAGAAACATGAAATTGAATGGGAAAAATGTGTTGATGTTTGTAGTGATGCTTCTAGGGCAATGGATGGGAAAATTGCCGAGGCTGTCACCTTGATAAAATATGTGGCTCCCGAAAGCACCAGTAGTCACTGCCTATTATATAGACATGCACTAGCAGTTAAAATAATGCCTACATCTCTAAAAAATGTGTTAGATCAGGCAGTACAAATCATCAACTATATTAAAGCTCGACCACATCAATCCAGACTACTAAAAATTTTATGTGAAGAAATGGGTGCCCAACACACAGCGCTTCTCCTAAATACAGAGGTGAGGTGGCTTTCTCGAGGTAAAGTTCTTGTAAGACTTTTTGAGCTTCGACGTGAACTGTTGGTTTTCATGGATTCTGCTTTTCGACTATCTGATTGTTTAACAAATTCATCTTGGCTGCTAAGACTTGCATATCTCGCAGATATTTTTACTAAATTAAATGAGGTTAATTTGTCAATGCAAGGGAAAAATGTGACAATTTTTACAGTGTTTGATAAATTGTCATCATTGTTAAGAAAATTGGAATTTTGGGCCTCATCTGTAGAAGAAGAAAACTTTGATTGTTTTCCCACACTCAGTGACTTTCTGACTGAAATTAATTCTACAGTTGATAAAGATATTTGTAGTGCCATTGTACAGCACCTAAGGGGTTTGCGCTCTactctgttaaaatattttcctgtaaCAAATGGCAATAATGCTTGGGTTAGAAATCCTTTTACAGTAACTGTTAAACCAGCCTCATTAATAGCACGGGACTATGAGAGCTTGATTGATTTAACATCTGATTctcaagtaaaacaaaatttcagtgaACTTTCACTAAATGATTTTTGGAGTAGCCTAATTCAAGAGTACCCAAGCATTGCAAGGCGTGCCGTTCGTGTACTTCTTCCTTTTGCTACAATGCACCTATGTGAAACAGGGTTTTCATATTATgctgcaacaaaaacaaaatataggaaAAGACTTGATGCTGCACCTCATATGCGGATACGACTTAGCAACATTACACCTAATATTAAACGGATATGtgataaaaagacacaaaaacactGTTCTCATTAA